In the Ursus arctos isolate Adak ecotype North America unplaced genomic scaffold, UrsArc2.0 scaffold_19, whole genome shotgun sequence genome, one interval contains:
- the TSHZ3 gene encoding teashirt homolog 3 isoform X1: MTGSHGLQEAVLWAALTGEGNLRKLSEAKPLPQESPEFENRGLTLNLPCSAENVQIGTALCVLWEQVAAVPSPSCPPACHCPMAGEHRATGTLQLPSFPPFGRESQQCDEAYVSDELKAAALVEEDIDPEESTADGEPSAKYLCPEKELSKACPSYQNSPAAEFSSHEMDSESHISETSDRMADFESGSIKNEEEAKEAAVPLEDTTVSDSLEQMKAVYNNFLSNSYWSNLHLNLHQPSSEKNNGSSSSSTSSSSSCGSGSFDWHQSAMAKTLQQVSQSRVLPEPSLFSTVQLYRQSSKLYGSIFTGASKFRCKDCSAAYDTLVELTVHMNETGHYRDDNHETDNNNPKRWSKPRKRSLLEMEGKEDAQKVLKCMYCGHSFESLQDLSVHMIKTKHYQKVPLKEPVTPVAAKILPAARKKASLELELPSSPDSTGGTPKAAMADTNDVLQKNSNPYITPNNRYGHQNGASYAWHFEARKSQILKCMECGSSHDTLQELTAHMMVTGHFIKVTNSAMKKGKPIMETPVTPTITTLLDEKVQSVPLAATTFTSPANTPASISPKLSVEVKKEVDKDKVAPDEKPKEKEKPCEEEEKYDISSKYHYLTENDLEESPKGGLDILKSLENTVTSAINKAQNGTPSWGGYPSIHAAYQLPNMMKLSLGSSGKSTPLKPMFGNSEIVSPTKNQTLVSPPSSQTSPMPKTNFHAMEELVKKVTEKVAKVEEKMKEPEGKLSPPKRATPSPCSSDVSEPIKMEAASDGGFKSQEGSPSPQRDGCKEGSPPAEPVENGKELAKPMSSGLSGSTAIITDHPPEQPFVNPLSALQSVMNIHLGKAAKPSLPALDPMSMLFKMSNSLAEKAAVATPPPLQSKKADHLDRYFYHVNNDQPIDLTKGKSDKGCSLGSVLLSPTSTSPATSSSTVTTAKTSAVVSFMSNSPLRENALSDISDMLKNLTESHTSKSSTPSSISEKSDIDGATLEEAEEATPAQKRKGRQSNWNPQHLLILQAQFAASLRQTSEGKYIMSDLSPQERMHISRFTGLSMTTISHWLANVKYQLRRTGGTKFLKNLDTGHPVFFCNDCASQIRTPSTYVSHLESHLGFRLRDLSKLSTEQINTQIAQTKSPSEKLVTSSPEEDLGTSYQCKLCNRTFASKHAVKLHLSKTHGKSPEDHLLYVSELEKQ, from the coding sequence CCTATGTGTCCGACGAGCTCAAGGCTGCCGCCCTGGTCGAAGAAGACATCGACCCCGAGGAGAGCACGGCAGATGGGGAGCCCTCGGCCAAGTACCTGTGCCCCGAGAAGGAGCTCAGCAAGGCCTGCCCCAGTTACCAGAACTCCCCGGCGGCTGAGTTCTCCAGCCACGAGATGGACAGCGAGTCGCACATCAGCGAGACCAGCGACCGCATGGCCGACTTCGAGAGTGGCTCCATCAAGAATGAGGAGGAGGCCAAGGAGGCGGCGGTGCCCCTGGAGGACACGACCGTGTCGGACAGCCTGGAGCAGATGAAGGCCGTGTACAACAACTTCCTGTCCAACTCCTACTGGTCCAACCTGCACCTCAACCTGCACCAGCCGTCGTCCGAGAAGAACAacgggagcagcagcagcagcaccagcagcagcagcagctgcggCAGCGGGAGCTTCGACTGGCACCAGAGCGCCATGGCCAAGACCCTGCAGCAGGTGTCCCAGAGCCGCGTGCTGCCCGAGCCCAGCCTCTTCAGCACCGTGCAGCTGTACCGGCAGAGCAGCAAGCTCTATGGCTCCATCTTCACGGGCGCCAGCAAGTTCCGCTGCAAGGACTGCAGCGCCGCCTACGACACGCTGGTGGAGCTGACGGTGCACATGAACGAGACCGGCCACTACCGCGACGACAACCACGAGACGGACAACAACAATCCCAAGCGCTGGTCCAAGCCGCGCAAGCGCTCCCTGCTGGagatggaggggaaggaggacgCCCAGAAGGTGTTGAAGTGCATGTACTGCGGCCACTCGTTCGAGTCCCTGCAGGACTTGAGCGTCCACATGATCAAAACGAAACACTACCAGAAAGTGCCTCTGAAGGAACCCGTCACTCCCGTTGCAGCCAAAATCCTCCCCGCCGCGCGGAAGAAAGCTTcgctggagctggagctgcccAGCTCCCCGGATTCCACGGGCGGGACCCCCAAGGCTGCGATGGCGGACACCAACGACGTGCTTCAGAAGAACTCCAACCCCTACATCACGCCAAATAACCGCTACGGCCACCAGAACGGGGCCAGCTACGCCTGGCACTTTGAAGCCCGGAAGTCCCAGATCCTGAAGTGCATGGAGTGTGGCAGCTCCCACGACACGCTGCAGGAGCTCACCGCCCACATGATGGTCACCGGCCACTTCATCAAGGTCACCAACTCGGCCATGAAGAAGGGCAAGCCCATCATGGAGACGCCCGTCACGCCCACCATCACCACCCTGCTGGACGAGAAGGTGCAGTCCGTGCCCCTGGCTGCCACCACCTTCACGTCGCCCGCCAACACCCCCGCGAGCATCTCCCCGAAGCTGAGCGTGGAGGTCAAGAAGGAGGTCGACAAGGACAAGGTGGCCCCCGACGAGAAGCCCAAGGAAAAGGAGAAGCCCTGCGAGGAAGAGGAGAAGTACGACATCTCTTCCAAGTACCACTATTTGACTGAGAACGACCTAGAGGAGAGCCCCAAGGGGGGACTGGATATCCTCAAGTCCCTGGAAAACACAGTGACGTCCGCCATCAACAAGGCCCAGAACGGCACCCCCAGCTGGGGGGGCTACCCCAGCATCCACGCCGCCTACCAGCTCCCCAACATGATGAAGCTGTCCCTGGGCTCCTCGGGGAAGAGCACGCCCCTGAAGCCCATGTTTGGCAACAGCGAGATCGTGTCTCCCACGAAAAACCAGACCCTGGTCTCCCCGCCCAGCAGCCAGACCTCGCCCATGCCCAAGACCAACTTCCACGCCATGGAGGAGCTGGTGAAGAAAGTCACGGAGAAAGTCGCCAAGGTGGAGGAGAAGATGAAGGAGCCCGAGGGCAAGCTGTCCCCGCCGAAGCGAGCCACTCCGTCCCCATGCAGCAGCGACGTCAGTGAGCCCATCAAGATGGAGGCGGCCAGCGACGGCGGCTTCAAGAGCCAGgagggcagccccagcccccagcggGACGGGTGCAAGGAGGGGAGCCCCCCGGCCGAGCCGGTGGAGAACGGCAAGGAGCTGGCCAAGCCCATGAGCAGCGGCCTGAGCGGCAGCACGGCCATCATCACCGACCACCCGCCCGAACAGCCTTTCGTGAACCCTCTGAGTGCCCTCCAGTCGGTCATGAACATTCACCTGGGCAAGGCCGCCaagccctccctgcctgccctggaCCCCATGAGCATGCTTTTCAAGATGAGCAATAGCTTGGCCGAGAAGGCGGCCGTGGCCACCCCGCCGCCCCTGCAGTCCAAGAAAGCGGACCACCTCGACCGCTATTTCTACCACGTCAACAACGACCAGCCCATAGACTTGACGAAAGGGAAGAGTGACAAGGGCTGCTCTTTGGGTTCAGTGCTTTTGTCACCCACGTCCACATCCCCGGCAACCTCCTCATCCACGGTGACAACCGCAAAGACATCTGCCGTCGTATCATTCATGTCCAACTCGCCGCTACGCGAGAATGCCTTGTCAGATATATCCGATATGCTGAAGAACTTGACAGAGAGCCACACGTCAAAGTCCTCCACTCCTTCCAGCATCTCCGAGAAGTCTGACATTGACGGGGCCACGCTGGAGGAGGCCGAGGAGGCGACGCCCGCGCAGAAGAGGAAGGGCCGCCAGTCAAACTGGAACCCCCAGCACCTGCTGATTCTCCAGGCTCAGTTTGCTGCAAGCCTCCGGCAGACGTCCGAGGGCAAGTACATCATGTCAGACCTGAGCCCCCAGGAGCGCATGCACATCTCGAGGTTCACCGGGCTCTCCATGACCACCATCAGCCACTGGCTGGCCAACGTGAAATACCAGCTGCGAAGGACAGGTGGAAcaaagttcctcaaaaacttgGACACCGGCCACCCCGTGTTCTTTTGTAACGACTGTGCGTCACAAATCAGGACTCCTTCCACGTACGTCAGTCACCTCGAGTCACACCTGGGCTTCCGGCTACGGGACTTGTCCAAACTGTCCACCGAACAGATTAATACTCAAATAGCACAAACCAAGTCGCCCTCAGAAAAGTTGGTGACGTCCTCCCCCGAGGAGGACCTGGGGACCTCCTACCAGTGCAAACTCTGCAATCGGACCTTTGCGAGCAAGCATGCGGTTAAACTTCACCTTAGCAAAACACACGGGAAGTCCCCAGAAGACCACCTTCTGTACGTTTCCGAGTTAGAGAAGCAGTAG
- the TSHZ3 gene encoding teashirt homolog 3 isoform X2, with product MPRRKQQAPRRAAAYVSDELKAAALVEEDIDPEESTADGEPSAKYLCPEKELSKACPSYQNSPAAEFSSHEMDSESHISETSDRMADFESGSIKNEEEAKEAAVPLEDTTVSDSLEQMKAVYNNFLSNSYWSNLHLNLHQPSSEKNNGSSSSSTSSSSSCGSGSFDWHQSAMAKTLQQVSQSRVLPEPSLFSTVQLYRQSSKLYGSIFTGASKFRCKDCSAAYDTLVELTVHMNETGHYRDDNHETDNNNPKRWSKPRKRSLLEMEGKEDAQKVLKCMYCGHSFESLQDLSVHMIKTKHYQKVPLKEPVTPVAAKILPAARKKASLELELPSSPDSTGGTPKAAMADTNDVLQKNSNPYITPNNRYGHQNGASYAWHFEARKSQILKCMECGSSHDTLQELTAHMMVTGHFIKVTNSAMKKGKPIMETPVTPTITTLLDEKVQSVPLAATTFTSPANTPASISPKLSVEVKKEVDKDKVAPDEKPKEKEKPCEEEEKYDISSKYHYLTENDLEESPKGGLDILKSLENTVTSAINKAQNGTPSWGGYPSIHAAYQLPNMMKLSLGSSGKSTPLKPMFGNSEIVSPTKNQTLVSPPSSQTSPMPKTNFHAMEELVKKVTEKVAKVEEKMKEPEGKLSPPKRATPSPCSSDVSEPIKMEAASDGGFKSQEGSPSPQRDGCKEGSPPAEPVENGKELAKPMSSGLSGSTAIITDHPPEQPFVNPLSALQSVMNIHLGKAAKPSLPALDPMSMLFKMSNSLAEKAAVATPPPLQSKKADHLDRYFYHVNNDQPIDLTKGKSDKGCSLGSVLLSPTSTSPATSSSTVTTAKTSAVVSFMSNSPLRENALSDISDMLKNLTESHTSKSSTPSSISEKSDIDGATLEEAEEATPAQKRKGRQSNWNPQHLLILQAQFAASLRQTSEGKYIMSDLSPQERMHISRFTGLSMTTISHWLANVKYQLRRTGGTKFLKNLDTGHPVFFCNDCASQIRTPSTYVSHLESHLGFRLRDLSKLSTEQINTQIAQTKSPSEKLVTSSPEEDLGTSYQCKLCNRTFASKHAVKLHLSKTHGKSPEDHLLYVSELEKQ from the coding sequence CCTATGTGTCCGACGAGCTCAAGGCTGCCGCCCTGGTCGAAGAAGACATCGACCCCGAGGAGAGCACGGCAGATGGGGAGCCCTCGGCCAAGTACCTGTGCCCCGAGAAGGAGCTCAGCAAGGCCTGCCCCAGTTACCAGAACTCCCCGGCGGCTGAGTTCTCCAGCCACGAGATGGACAGCGAGTCGCACATCAGCGAGACCAGCGACCGCATGGCCGACTTCGAGAGTGGCTCCATCAAGAATGAGGAGGAGGCCAAGGAGGCGGCGGTGCCCCTGGAGGACACGACCGTGTCGGACAGCCTGGAGCAGATGAAGGCCGTGTACAACAACTTCCTGTCCAACTCCTACTGGTCCAACCTGCACCTCAACCTGCACCAGCCGTCGTCCGAGAAGAACAacgggagcagcagcagcagcaccagcagcagcagcagctgcggCAGCGGGAGCTTCGACTGGCACCAGAGCGCCATGGCCAAGACCCTGCAGCAGGTGTCCCAGAGCCGCGTGCTGCCCGAGCCCAGCCTCTTCAGCACCGTGCAGCTGTACCGGCAGAGCAGCAAGCTCTATGGCTCCATCTTCACGGGCGCCAGCAAGTTCCGCTGCAAGGACTGCAGCGCCGCCTACGACACGCTGGTGGAGCTGACGGTGCACATGAACGAGACCGGCCACTACCGCGACGACAACCACGAGACGGACAACAACAATCCCAAGCGCTGGTCCAAGCCGCGCAAGCGCTCCCTGCTGGagatggaggggaaggaggacgCCCAGAAGGTGTTGAAGTGCATGTACTGCGGCCACTCGTTCGAGTCCCTGCAGGACTTGAGCGTCCACATGATCAAAACGAAACACTACCAGAAAGTGCCTCTGAAGGAACCCGTCACTCCCGTTGCAGCCAAAATCCTCCCCGCCGCGCGGAAGAAAGCTTcgctggagctggagctgcccAGCTCCCCGGATTCCACGGGCGGGACCCCCAAGGCTGCGATGGCGGACACCAACGACGTGCTTCAGAAGAACTCCAACCCCTACATCACGCCAAATAACCGCTACGGCCACCAGAACGGGGCCAGCTACGCCTGGCACTTTGAAGCCCGGAAGTCCCAGATCCTGAAGTGCATGGAGTGTGGCAGCTCCCACGACACGCTGCAGGAGCTCACCGCCCACATGATGGTCACCGGCCACTTCATCAAGGTCACCAACTCGGCCATGAAGAAGGGCAAGCCCATCATGGAGACGCCCGTCACGCCCACCATCACCACCCTGCTGGACGAGAAGGTGCAGTCCGTGCCCCTGGCTGCCACCACCTTCACGTCGCCCGCCAACACCCCCGCGAGCATCTCCCCGAAGCTGAGCGTGGAGGTCAAGAAGGAGGTCGACAAGGACAAGGTGGCCCCCGACGAGAAGCCCAAGGAAAAGGAGAAGCCCTGCGAGGAAGAGGAGAAGTACGACATCTCTTCCAAGTACCACTATTTGACTGAGAACGACCTAGAGGAGAGCCCCAAGGGGGGACTGGATATCCTCAAGTCCCTGGAAAACACAGTGACGTCCGCCATCAACAAGGCCCAGAACGGCACCCCCAGCTGGGGGGGCTACCCCAGCATCCACGCCGCCTACCAGCTCCCCAACATGATGAAGCTGTCCCTGGGCTCCTCGGGGAAGAGCACGCCCCTGAAGCCCATGTTTGGCAACAGCGAGATCGTGTCTCCCACGAAAAACCAGACCCTGGTCTCCCCGCCCAGCAGCCAGACCTCGCCCATGCCCAAGACCAACTTCCACGCCATGGAGGAGCTGGTGAAGAAAGTCACGGAGAAAGTCGCCAAGGTGGAGGAGAAGATGAAGGAGCCCGAGGGCAAGCTGTCCCCGCCGAAGCGAGCCACTCCGTCCCCATGCAGCAGCGACGTCAGTGAGCCCATCAAGATGGAGGCGGCCAGCGACGGCGGCTTCAAGAGCCAGgagggcagccccagcccccagcggGACGGGTGCAAGGAGGGGAGCCCCCCGGCCGAGCCGGTGGAGAACGGCAAGGAGCTGGCCAAGCCCATGAGCAGCGGCCTGAGCGGCAGCACGGCCATCATCACCGACCACCCGCCCGAACAGCCTTTCGTGAACCCTCTGAGTGCCCTCCAGTCGGTCATGAACATTCACCTGGGCAAGGCCGCCaagccctccctgcctgccctggaCCCCATGAGCATGCTTTTCAAGATGAGCAATAGCTTGGCCGAGAAGGCGGCCGTGGCCACCCCGCCGCCCCTGCAGTCCAAGAAAGCGGACCACCTCGACCGCTATTTCTACCACGTCAACAACGACCAGCCCATAGACTTGACGAAAGGGAAGAGTGACAAGGGCTGCTCTTTGGGTTCAGTGCTTTTGTCACCCACGTCCACATCCCCGGCAACCTCCTCATCCACGGTGACAACCGCAAAGACATCTGCCGTCGTATCATTCATGTCCAACTCGCCGCTACGCGAGAATGCCTTGTCAGATATATCCGATATGCTGAAGAACTTGACAGAGAGCCACACGTCAAAGTCCTCCACTCCTTCCAGCATCTCCGAGAAGTCTGACATTGACGGGGCCACGCTGGAGGAGGCCGAGGAGGCGACGCCCGCGCAGAAGAGGAAGGGCCGCCAGTCAAACTGGAACCCCCAGCACCTGCTGATTCTCCAGGCTCAGTTTGCTGCAAGCCTCCGGCAGACGTCCGAGGGCAAGTACATCATGTCAGACCTGAGCCCCCAGGAGCGCATGCACATCTCGAGGTTCACCGGGCTCTCCATGACCACCATCAGCCACTGGCTGGCCAACGTGAAATACCAGCTGCGAAGGACAGGTGGAAcaaagttcctcaaaaacttgGACACCGGCCACCCCGTGTTCTTTTGTAACGACTGTGCGTCACAAATCAGGACTCCTTCCACGTACGTCAGTCACCTCGAGTCACACCTGGGCTTCCGGCTACGGGACTTGTCCAAACTGTCCACCGAACAGATTAATACTCAAATAGCACAAACCAAGTCGCCCTCAGAAAAGTTGGTGACGTCCTCCCCCGAGGAGGACCTGGGGACCTCCTACCAGTGCAAACTCTGCAATCGGACCTTTGCGAGCAAGCATGCGGTTAAACTTCACCTTAGCAAAACACACGGGAAGTCCCCAGAAGACCACCTTCTGTACGTTTCCGAGTTAGAGAAGCAGTAG